ACATAAGGTATCATTGCCTCCGCCAAGCTGGTAATAGGCACAATCGGTAGAAACGCAACCATTGGCATCGGTTACCGTTACACAAAAATTGCCACTGGACATCGGAACAATGCTTTGGGTGGTTTCCCCCGTATTCCATAAATAGGCATAAGGTGCCGTGCCGTAAGGCTCTGCCAAAACGCTGGCATTGCCTGCGTAAACATAAACCGAACAGGAGTTGTTGGTCAGGTCAATACAGGCCGTAGATTCACAGCCGGAAGCATCCGTAACCGTCACACAATAAGCGGCGAAGGCATTAATCGTAATGCTTTCTGTTTGCGCACCGGTACTCCATGCATAGGTATAAGGAGATTCTCCATTGCCCACAGCGGTGAGCATCAGACCGGGTGTGTTGATACTGTCCATCAGGATGTAAGCATAACAAAGGGTATCATTATTCCCATTGCCTTCAAAGTAATAACAAGTTGAGCTGGAGCAACCACTGGCATCGGTTAAAGTCACGCAATAATTACCGGCCTGCTGGACCGAAATGGAAGATGTTGAGGCTCCGGTGTTCCAGGCATAAGAGAATGGAGCGACACCGCTTCCTGAAGCAACCAGGTTCCCGGTGTTGGTCTCTTCAATCTCTACGGAGCAATCCACATTACAGTATAAAAATGTCACGGTAACCGATCCTGCCGGAGACCAATAAGCCATTTGCCCCTGGTAACTGTTGTCGCAGTCAAAAATGCCGATAAACATGGCACCTTGCGTCATATCTTGCGGCACCTCGACACTGTCGGAAAAATAGCCGTCCGCATCGGTCAATACGTCATTGAAATAGACAAAGTTGGTATCGGTCGAATCAATAGTGATATACACGGTAACATTTTCCACGCCATCGCCGTTGGTATCTAAAACAAATCCGTTGACGTTAACGGTAATCTGGCTGAAAGCCATTACTGCAAAGAGCAATAATGCAAATGATAATAGCAATTTCTTCATGATAAAATTTTTCTGATTATTGGTTTGTTTTTTCTTATATCTTAACTCACGTAGAAATAGAGGGGAAGGTTGGGAAATTTGATATTTTTTTTACCCTGATGTTATTTTCGGTCAATTCTTATCAATAACCTATTGATAATCAATGTTAAAATTGAAAGAATAAAATTCTATTTTTTAGAAAAGCCTTCTGGTGAAAAAAATCACACCTTAAACCGGATGTATTTAATCGAATCATCTCCGGAGATATGTAAGCCTTCATAATAAGTTTTTAACCCCAATTCAGGTATCGGTAGTGGTTTAGAATAGATATCGGCGTCCTGATAGAGTATTTCTGCTCCTTCGTAAGATTCCAGCACCTCCAGGGTGAATTCATAGAGTTGTGGGGAATCTGTTTTCAAATGGATCACCCCATCTTTTTTGAGTATTTTTTTGTACTGTTCGAGAAAAACGGGGGAGGTGAGGCGTCGGTTGGATTTGCTCTTGCGCAAAAAAGGATCCGGGAAAGTGATCCAGATCTCTTCCACTTCTTCGGGACCAAAGAAGTGAGCGATTTGTTCAATACGTGTGCGCAGGAAGGCTGCATTGTTCAGATTTTCCTCCAGGGCAATTCCTGCTCCTTTCCAGATGCGCGCGCCTTTGACATCGACTCCGATAAAATTTTTATCCGGCATCATGCGGGCCATACCGAGCGTATATTCCCCCCGGCCGCAAGCGAGTTCCAACACAATGGGATTATGGTTACCAAAGTGTTCTTGTGCCCATTTCCCCCTCCTGTCAACAGGCTCGGCATTGAACCCTGTCAACTGGGGATTTTTTGCTTCAAAATTTTCATAAACATTGGGGTACCCCAGCAGTTCCGCAAATTTTTGAAGTTTGTTCCGCTTGCTCATTAT
This sequence is a window from Lewinellaceae bacterium. Protein-coding genes within it:
- the trmB gene encoding tRNA (guanosine(46)-N7)-methyltransferase TrmB translates to MSKRNKLQKFAELLGYPNVYENFEAKNPQLTGFNAEPVDRRGKWAQEHFGNHNPIVLELACGRGEYTLGMARMMPDKNFIGVDVKGARIWKGAGIALEENLNNAAFLRTRIEQIAHFFGPEEVEEIWITFPDPFLRKSKSNRRLTSPVFLEQYKKILKKDGVIHLKTDSPQLYEFTLEVLESYEGAEILYQDADIYSKPLPIPELGLKTYYEGLHISGDDSIKYIRFKV